A part of Kryptolebias marmoratus isolate JLee-2015 linkage group LG8, ASM164957v2, whole genome shotgun sequence genomic DNA contains:
- the kansl2 gene encoding KAT8 regulatory NSL complex subunit 2, which produces MNRIRIHVLPSSRNRVTQTSRPQEPQSCSFTLRPCSQPRLEGLEFCIKHILEDKNAPYKQCSYVSVKNGKRCPNAAPKAERKDGVTFCAEHARKNAMALQAQMRKASSGPSPEALISQLSCHNRAETHNLDGGRSETSRILDEESLSEEEQGPLVLDQTWRGDPDSEADSVDSDHEDPLKHAGVYTAEEVALITREKLIRLQSLYIDQFKRLQHLLKEKKRRYLHNRKMEHETLGSSLLTGLEGLSMKERENLKKLKALRRYRRRYGVEALLHRQLRERRQAVTEGAPQLHSRTVNEKCIAFVEGTRCNNPCLPLAQHCVSHIYQDSNQVLFKICPGLKDVPCDRIVHMGQSDDPRCPLHLTLPPLMYQPEQEPPPQEQFTPTSKDMYLSAAELQPTESLPLEFSDDLDVEGDGMQGPPSPLQFDTALALEDQTIRAIAEAPMDILTGEDPDQVDLDTSGQELSERDVDAIIDDQVVVGGEEDATDSLVQDVDTAAADGPQGTLKE; this is translated from the exons ATGAACAGAATACGAATACATGTCCTGCCCTCAAGTCGTAACCGGGTGACTCAGACCTCTCGACCTCAGGAGCCCCAGTCCTGCTCCTTCACTCTGCGGCCATGTTCTCAGCCCCGTCTGGAAGGCCTGGAGTTCTGCATTAAACACATTCTGGAGGACAAGAACGCTCCCTACAAGCAGTGCAGCTATGTTTCTGTCAAGAATGGCAAGCGCTGCCCCAATGCTGCTCCAAAGGCGGAGAGAAAAGATGG agtgACATTTTGTGCAGAGCATGCTCGCAAGAATGCCATGGCTTTGCAAGCTCAGATGAGAAAGGCATCTTCCGGTCCGTCTCCAGAGGCTTTGATATCTCAGCTAAGCTGCCACAACCGAGCAGAGACTCATAATCTAGATGGAGGACGCTCTGAAACCAGCCGCATTCTAG ATGAAGAAAGTCTAagtgaggaggagcagggacCTTTGGTCCTGGACCAGACCTGGAGAGGAGATCCTGACAGCGAGGCTGACAGTGTTGATAGTGATCATGAAGATCCACTGAA ACACGCAGGAGTTTACACAGCCGAGGAAGTGGCATTGATTACTCGAGAAAAGCTCATTAGATTGCAGTCTCTTTACATTGACCAGTTCAAACGCCTGCAGCACCTGCTCAAGGAGAAAAAGCGCAGATACCTTCACAATCGTAAAATGGAACATGAGACTTTAG GAAGCAGTCTGCTGACAGGGCTTGAAGGTCTTTCCATGAAGGAGAGGGAGAATCTGAAGAAGCTCAAAGCTCTGCGTCGATATCGTCGCCGATATGGGGTAGAAGCCCTTCTGCATCGACAGCTCAGAGAGAGGAGGCAGGCTGTGACAGAAGGAGCCCCTCAG CTTCACTCAAGAACAGTGAATGAAAAGTGCATTGCTTTTGTGGAGGGAACCAGGTGTAACAATCCCTGCCTGCCGCTGGCCCAACACTGTGTCTCAC ACATCTACCAGGACAGCAATCaggtgctttttaaaatttgtccagggCTTAAAGACGTTCCATGTGACCGTATTGTCCACATGGGTCAGTCTGACGATCCTCGCTGCCCACTTCACCTCACCCTGCCTCCGCTCATGTACCAGCCTGAGCAGGAACCTCCCCCACAGGAACAGTTCACACCTACAAGCAAAGACATGTACTTGAGCGCAGCAGAGCTGCAGCCCACAGAGAGCCTGCCCCTGGAGTTCAGTGAT gaCCTGGATGTAGAGGGGGATGGGATGCAGGGTCCTCCGTCTCCGCTGCAGTTTGACACAGCCCTCGCCCTGGAGGACCAGACCATCAGAGCTATTGCTGAAGCACCAATGGACATCCTAACAGGAGAAGATCCAGACCAGGTGGACCTGGACACCTCAGGACAGGAGCTTTCAGAAAGAGACGTGGACGCCATCATAGATGACCAG GTGGTAGTTGGAGGTGAAGAGGATGCCACTGACAGTTTGGTCCAAGATGTTGACACGGCTGCAGCCGACGGCCCTCAAGGAACTCTGAAAGAGTAG